The Lysinibacillus pakistanensis genome includes a window with the following:
- a CDS encoding winged helix-turn-helix domain-containing protein, whose product MIQLTNRQARQFLLLKHGLLDEYKFSGKQGVLDFARQVGCIQYDPIDVCGKNAELVLQSRIKGFTKGMLADLLYEDRSLADYPDKNLAIIPVEDWPYFERYRQAARQHAERYPEMKALTAQVRAHIQNQGALCSDDLKLDGDFSWQSAIHWSSGNNPSRSVLEQMYSTGELIIHHKKGTRKYYDIAKKYIHPNLLNASEPLVDELEHHKWRVLRRIGSVGLLWNRASDAWLNIWGLKAAQRKEVFRQLLHEARIFAVAVEQMKDMLYCLAEDLPLIEAVLQNQEPKWRCELIAPLDNFIWDRKLINELFNFDYTWEIYTPAIKRKFGYYVLPLLYGESFIGRAEIIAERKTETLVVKNIWYENGVKQTTQLRTALNSCFQKFALFNGCETISADSLN is encoded by the coding sequence ATGATCCAATTAACAAACCGCCAGGCACGGCAATTTCTGTTGTTGAAACACGGACTTTTGGATGAATATAAATTTAGCGGGAAGCAGGGCGTACTGGATTTTGCTCGGCAGGTTGGCTGTATTCAATACGACCCCATCGATGTTTGCGGAAAAAACGCCGAATTGGTGTTACAGTCGCGAATCAAAGGATTTACTAAGGGAATGCTCGCCGATTTGCTGTATGAGGATAGAAGCCTTGCCGATTATCCCGACAAGAACCTGGCCATTATCCCTGTTGAGGACTGGCCGTATTTTGAGCGATACAGGCAGGCTGCCCGACAACATGCCGAACGCTATCCCGAAATGAAGGCGTTGACAGCTCAAGTACGAGCTCATATCCAAAACCAAGGTGCACTATGTTCGGATGATTTAAAATTGGATGGAGATTTCTCTTGGCAATCGGCCATCCACTGGAGCAGTGGAAACAATCCATCTCGTTCAGTGCTGGAACAGATGTACTCGACGGGTGAGTTGATTATCCATCATAAAAAAGGAACGCGTAAATATTACGATATAGCCAAGAAGTATATTCATCCAAATCTACTGAATGCATCAGAGCCGCTGGTTGATGAACTTGAGCATCATAAGTGGCGGGTACTACGTCGAATTGGCTCTGTTGGTCTCTTATGGAATCGTGCTTCAGATGCATGGTTGAATATTTGGGGGCTGAAAGCAGCACAGCGCAAAGAGGTTTTCCGCCAGCTATTACACGAAGCTCGCATTTTTGCTGTTGCCGTTGAGCAAATGAAGGATATGCTGTACTGCCTCGCGGAGGATTTACCGCTTATTGAAGCCGTTCTTCAAAATCAGGAGCCGAAATGGCGTTGCGAGCTTATTGCTCCACTAGATAATTTCATTTGGGACAGAAAACTTATCAACGAATTGTTTAACTTTGATTACACCTGGGAGATTTACACGCCTGCAATTAAACGAAAATTTGGCTATTATGTGCTACCTCTGTTATATGGAGAGAGCTTCATTGGACGAGCGGAGATTATCGCGGAGAGAAAAACTGAAACACTCGTTGTTAAAAATATCTGGTACGAGAACGGTGTGAAGCAAACAACACAATTGCGAACAGCTTTGAACAGTTGTTTCCAAAAGTTTGCACTATTCAATGGGTGTGAGACAATTTCGGCAGATTCTTTGAACTGA
- a CDS encoding VanZ family protein yields MGVSYELAPLFCPIFFLLFLFSLTIECSQLLSAWWGSIYSRNFDMTNLITNTIGELIGYFIFIILRPTL; encoded by the coding sequence GTGGGAGTTAGTTATGAACTAGCCCCACTTTTTTGCCCCATTTTTTTTTTGTTATTTCTATTTAGTTTAACTATTGAATGTTCCCAACTATTAAGTGCGTGGTGGGGTAGTATATATTCTAGAAATTTTGATATGACTAATTTGATTACTAATACAATTGGAGAATTAATAGGTTATTTTATTTTCATTATTTTAAGACCAACTCTTTAG
- a CDS encoding DUF4879 domain-containing protein, translating into MKKYLLAVGILTSGFLGLNTAEASEVEKDKLEVDPLIENLKTEHPDWTITLVTSDEATKIKEEVKNSPVLRGPAPPLTALYIDQIASQVGTSSEYTEDLRTQTSHAVSGKVSIGVMQVGYGSENQWLDDERITYQNRDYKINVASIDSNNDRIVDGFYYTVTFNSDLKISSGTSALYKFNCTSSSYPWNTIERTLNIPHL; encoded by the coding sequence ATGAAGAAATATTTACTAGCTGTTGGAATTTTAACAAGTGGCTTTTTGGGGCTAAATACAGCTGAAGCTTCAGAAGTAGAAAAAGATAAGCTTGAAGTAGATCCATTAATTGAAAATCTAAAAACAGAACATCCTGATTGGACAATTACATTAGTAACTTCAGATGAGGCTACTAAAATTAAAGAAGAAGTAAAAAATAGTCCAGTTCTAAGAGGTCCAGCGCCACCATTAACAGCTCTCTATATTGATCAAATAGCATCACAAGTCGGAACAAGCAGTGAATATACTGAGGATCTTCGCACGCAAACTTCTCATGCAGTTTCAGGCAAAGTTTCCATAGGAGTGATGCAAGTTGGTTATGGAAGTGAAAATCAATGGTTAGATGATGAACGTATTACTTATCAAAATCGTGATTATAAAATTAATGTTGCTTCCATAGATTCTAATAATGACAGAATTGTAGATGGGTTTTATTATACAGTAACTTTTAATTCAGACTTAAAAATCTCAAGTGGAACTTCTGCATTATATAAGTTTAATTGTACTTCAAGTAGTTACCCTTGGAACACCATTGAAAGAACTTTAAATATTCCACATTTATAA
- the cdaS gene encoding sporulation-specific diadenylate cyclase CdaS, with the protein MDPINCDFSPMKQTLKDELLQVIMTLQQSVEAMDIDTNCLLGNFEKIKEKFITIEMKAATFYLNCYLSPFTEKYPELSHCVQNMSMRRHGGLIVIEREDPIKSLIQPGVHIGAELTHSLLEAIFFPGNPLHDGAVLVNRNQIDSAANVLPLSELYTGEKKLGTRHRAALGLSEVSDALIMVVSEETGRISFAFKGSLYPITTHGII; encoded by the coding sequence ATGGATCCAATAAATTGTGATTTTTCACCAATGAAACAAACATTAAAAGATGAGCTGTTGCAGGTCATAATGACATTACAGCAAAGTGTTGAAGCCATGGATATAGATACAAATTGTTTGCTTGGGAATTTTGAAAAGATTAAAGAGAAATTTATTACGATTGAAATGAAGGCTGCAACGTTTTATTTAAATTGCTATCTTTCCCCGTTTACCGAAAAATATCCAGAGCTATCGCATTGTGTACAAAATATGTCTATGAGAAGACATGGAGGATTAATTGTTATTGAACGAGAAGACCCTATAAAATCACTTATACAGCCAGGGGTTCATATAGGGGCAGAGTTAACCCATTCCTTATTAGAAGCTATTTTCTTTCCTGGAAACCCTCTTCATGATGGTGCCGTTTTAGTAAATCGAAATCAAATTGACTCGGCTGCAAATGTCTTACCTCTATCAGAACTTTATACGGGGGAGAAGAAATTAGGAACAAGACATAGAGCAGCATTAGGATTAAGTGAAGTAAGTGATGCTTTAATTATGGTGGTTTCTGAAGAAACAGGAAGGATTTCGTTTGCCTTTAAAGGTAGTTTATATCCAATTACTACACATGGCATAATATAG
- a CDS encoding histidine phosphatase family protein has product MSTFIYMVRHGESPKEGNERTRGLTKKGTLDAGRVADILKDEKIDVVVSSPYIRSILTVEKITQQIGQEVLVYEDLKERKFSSENKRLDDQILEQILEKSFFEFNFSIDDGESNAECQTRAIKILKELLDTFKNKKVVIGTHGAVMTLMMGYFDSSYDLNFLYSTSKPDIYRMEFNEHELLNIQRLWDVSISVKQ; this is encoded by the coding sequence TTGAGTACTTTTATTTATATGGTTAGACACGGTGAGTCGCCAAAAGAAGGAAATGAAAGAACCAGAGGATTAACCAAAAAAGGTACTTTAGATGCTGGGCGAGTAGCTGACATATTGAAAGATGAAAAAATTGATGTAGTTGTTTCAAGTCCATATATACGTTCAATACTGACTGTTGAAAAAATTACTCAACAAATAGGACAAGAAGTATTAGTTTATGAGGATTTAAAAGAAAGAAAATTTTCTTCTGAAAACAAAAGATTAGATGATCAGATATTGGAGCAGATTTTGGAAAAGTCTTTTTTTGAATTTAATTTTTCTATAGATGATGGAGAATCAAATGCTGAATGTCAAACAAGAGCTATAAAAATTTTAAAAGAACTATTAGATACTTTTAAAAATAAAAAAGTAGTGATAGGAACCCACGGAGCTGTTATGACCTTGATGATGGGATATTTCGATAGCTCCTATGACTTGAACTTTCTATATAGCACATCAAAGCCCGATATTTATAGAATGGAATTTAATGAACACGAATTATTGAACATTCAAAGACTATGGGATGTAAGTATTAGCGTTAAACAATAA
- the rsgA gene encoding ribosome small subunit-dependent GTPase A, with translation MIDLKTYGYTEIEAIPDELLPGRVIELQRERLTVATEHGEITAVLKGTFYHSAESRVDFPCVGDFVLLHYNENGDSLIVKVLPRRSKFSRADYSGHAVGYVKTIREQIVATNFDYVFILSSLNWDLNVSRIVRYLTQARKSSGQPVVILTKTDLVEDYNSALREVTQSIPDVPVHAICSHTGAGLNELNPYLMPGKTVVFLGMSGVGKSSLLNALMGQDLMKVQAIREDDSRGRHTTTHRQLFMLPSGAMVIDTPGMRELGLFEADEGIRASFTDVEEWFLKCRFKDCRHQTEPGCAVLAALADGSLPLERWKQYIAQQHENKYVQGKTSYPIHKRARNKRITTQSKQTKRNGGWKK, from the coding sequence ATGATTGATTTAAAAACCTATGGCTACACAGAAATAGAAGCAATTCCCGACGAATTATTACCCGGCAGGGTAATTGAACTTCAGCGCGAGCGCCTCACTGTTGCGACTGAGCACGGGGAAATAACGGCAGTACTCAAAGGAACGTTCTATCACAGCGCGGAATCGCGTGTAGACTTTCCGTGTGTCGGTGACTTTGTCTTGTTGCACTATAACGAGAATGGAGATTCTCTCATCGTTAAGGTTCTGCCCCGCCGATCTAAATTCTCGCGTGCGGATTACTCAGGGCATGCTGTAGGCTATGTCAAAACCATAAGGGAGCAGATCGTTGCAACCAACTTTGACTATGTATTCATCCTCTCTTCTCTGAATTGGGACTTAAACGTCTCACGTATCGTACGGTACCTGACACAAGCTAGGAAAAGCAGCGGCCAGCCGGTCGTCATTCTGACCAAAACTGATCTCGTGGAAGACTACAACTCCGCGCTCAGAGAAGTTACACAAAGCATCCCTGATGTTCCTGTTCACGCAATCTGCAGTCATACAGGTGCGGGGCTAAATGAACTCAATCCCTACTTGATGCCTGGTAAAACAGTCGTCTTTCTCGGCATGTCCGGCGTCGGTAAATCGTCTCTGCTCAATGCGTTGATGGGACAGGACTTAATGAAAGTTCAGGCGATTCGGGAGGATGATAGCCGCGGACGACATACGACAACTCACCGTCAGCTGTTCATGCTCCCCTCCGGTGCGATGGTCATAGATACGCCGGGTATGCGTGAGCTTGGGCTATTTGAAGCCGATGAAGGTATACGCGCCAGCTTTACCGATGTGGAAGAATGGTTCCTGAAATGCCGATTTAAAGATTGCCGTCATCAGACCGAGCCGGGCTGTGCCGTCCTTGCTGCACTTGCTGATGGTTCGTTGCCGCTTGAACGGTGGAAGCAATATATTGCCCAGCAGCATGAGAACAAGTATGTCCAGGGTAAAACGAGCTACCCCATCCACAAGAGGGCTCGAAATAAAAGGATCACCACGCAGAGCAAACAAACGAAGAGAAACGGAGGGTGGAAGAAATGA
- a CDS encoding aminoglycoside adenylyltransferase domain-containing protein, with product MIHNEVKKVMMLYSSKLNEMFPNQILGVYLYGSTVIGAFHSESSDIDFVTVFSREVTDKEVRKLSYLHKKLRTENPLIKKFECEYLFLDEQNQLHLHRSFPFFNGTKCKGKRKLMKIAVYQLVHDSYAVYGPNFSTYYSNIDWKDVMQEMEYNLNHYIASKASRSYLFLFDFWIEFIVLTLCRVYYTLKTEKITSKELACAEVIKDFNLRYSDILHEALRIRGRVQAKSNYKNRWERKNATIHFINSLREYCNQAFLSR from the coding sequence ATGATCCATAACGAAGTCAAGAAGGTAATGATGCTCTATAGTAGCAAGCTGAACGAAATGTTTCCAAATCAAATTCTTGGTGTCTATTTATATGGTTCAACCGTTATAGGTGCCTTTCATTCTGAAAGCAGTGATATTGATTTTGTTACAGTGTTTAGTCGAGAAGTGACAGACAAAGAGGTGAGAAAACTATCGTATCTTCATAAAAAGCTTAGAACTGAAAATCCATTGATCAAAAAGTTTGAATGTGAGTACTTATTCTTGGATGAGCAAAATCAATTACATTTACATAGATCTTTCCCGTTTTTTAACGGTACAAAGTGTAAGGGGAAAAGGAAGCTTATGAAAATTGCCGTTTATCAGCTTGTTCATGATTCATATGCTGTTTACGGTCCGAATTTTTCTACTTATTACTCAAATATAGATTGGAAGGATGTTATGCAGGAGATGGAGTACAATCTTAACCACTATATAGCGAGTAAAGCTTCCCGAAGCTATTTGTTTTTATTCGATTTTTGGATTGAGTTCATTGTACTAACCTTATGTCGAGTGTACTATACTTTGAAAACAGAAAAGATTACATCAAAGGAACTGGCCTGTGCAGAAGTGATTAAGGACTTTAATTTAAGGTATTCTGACATTCTTCATGAGGCACTTAGAATTAGAGGGAGAGTTCAAGCCAAGTCCAATTATAAAAATCGTTGGGAACGAAAGAATGCAACGATCCATTTTATAAATTCTTTAAGAGAGTATTGTAATCAAGCTTTTTTATCTAGATAA
- a CDS encoding MarR family winged helix-turn-helix transcriptional regulator: MMRFTTQSNQLSNEFLKRFDLTTAQFDVLIQIKTFAPITQSQLAEKVTVTQGGMSRMLARLEKEGLIERKQNWKTKTISLTAKGEQIIDAATPSQLHFQSSFFEEILTEEEMKSLYTLMSKLEKHSREKKIPPM; this comes from the coding sequence ATGATGCGCTTTACAACACAAAGTAATCAGCTATCAAATGAATTTTTAAAGCGTTTTGATTTAACAACTGCCCAGTTCGATGTACTGATTCAAATTAAGACTTTTGCACCGATTACACAATCACAATTGGCAGAGAAAGTAACCGTTACGCAAGGCGGGATGTCTCGAATGCTTGCGCGGCTTGAAAAAGAAGGGCTTATTGAACGTAAGCAAAATTGGAAAACGAAGACAATTTCATTAACGGCAAAGGGCGAGCAAATAATCGATGCTGCGACTCCAAGTCAGCTGCACTTTCAATCCTCATTTTTTGAAGAGATTTTAACAGAAGAAGAAATGAAATCTTTATATACACTAATGTCAAAGCTTGAAAAGCATAGTCGTGAAAAAAAAATACCGCCAATGTAA
- a CDS encoding acyl-phosphate glycerol 3-phosphate acyltransferase: MNQQKMPPALLRLIVIFPNVLSYLLLFGLIIFVISNYETLKATDNLTVWLIFIVVLAPAAAYTTFSIVKKIRAGHM, encoded by the coding sequence ATGAATCAGCAAAAAATGCCACCAGCACTTTTACGATTAATTGTAATTTTTCCAAATGTGCTGAGCTATTTATTACTTTTTGGTCTTATCATTTTTGTTATTTCAAATTATGAAACATTAAAAGCTACAGATAATTTAACAGTTTGGCTTATTTTTATTGTTGTACTTGCACCTGCTGCAGCCTACACAACCTTTAGTATTGTAAAGAAAATTCGTGCTGGACATATGTAA
- a CDS encoding aminoglycoside phosphotransferase family protein, with product MIIKFETLIYALSRQFKKDIFYADCQTTQLQGGTVGNVYLITGNAETADGEKLPYRIVLKIQKKWERYGDPGSWRREYDLYASDLGATFSDTFRWPTCYHAEINADENEFQLWLEYIDGVTGLDLTGDMYELAALELGRYQGKLYLEQPAVLQSLNNLSHADLMKNTYLHYRSWPVVYNYIRSEDSELPQHLRQMLIDIDKHADEILARIERLPLVFCHRDFWVTNLIYADGKIALIDWDTSGWGYLGEDLASLIADESDINHMIEYYQRCVPAYYKGFSQYVDVSHIADNCVYEMILLVFGYRLVESYLYAEDDDEKTNQVLTLQKIYEMKAIPMQG from the coding sequence ATGATTATTAAATTCGAAACGCTGATCTATGCCTTAAGCCGACAGTTCAAGAAGGATATCTTCTATGCCGACTGCCAAACCACGCAATTACAGGGCGGAACGGTGGGAAATGTGTACCTAATAACGGGGAACGCTGAAACCGCTGATGGTGAAAAATTGCCATACCGTATCGTGCTAAAAATTCAGAAGAAATGGGAGCGTTACGGAGATCCAGGTTCATGGCGACGGGAATATGATCTATATGCGTCCGACTTGGGTGCGACGTTCTCGGATACCTTCCGCTGGCCGACATGTTATCACGCTGAGATCAATGCCGATGAAAATGAATTCCAGCTGTGGCTGGAATATATCGATGGCGTAACCGGTTTAGACTTGACCGGTGACATGTATGAACTGGCTGCGCTAGAGTTAGGACGCTATCAAGGCAAACTGTATTTGGAGCAACCCGCTGTATTGCAGAGCCTGAACAACCTGAGCCATGCAGATCTCATGAAGAATACGTATCTGCATTACCGGTCATGGCCGGTCGTCTACAATTATATACGCTCGGAAGACTCCGAATTGCCGCAACACTTACGGCAAATGCTCATCGACATCGATAAGCACGCAGACGAGATACTAGCCCGCATAGAAAGACTGCCCCTCGTGTTTTGCCACCGGGACTTCTGGGTGACCAACCTGATCTATGCCGACGGGAAAATCGCGCTCATTGATTGGGACACATCCGGATGGGGTTACTTGGGAGAGGATCTCGCAAGCCTAATTGCGGATGAATCGGATATCAATCACATGATTGAATACTACCAGCGATGCGTCCCTGCGTATTATAAAGGATTTTCGCAGTATGTGGATGTATCCCATATCGCTGATAATTGCGTCTATGAGATGATCCTTCTCGTATTCGGGTACAGACTTGTGGAGTCGTATCTCTACGCAGAGGACGATGACGAGAAGACAAATCAAGTCCTTACGCTCCAAAAAATCTATGAAATGAAGGCCATCCCTATGCAGGGTTAA
- a CDS encoding methyl-accepting chemotaxis protein gives MGKSMKWKMLLEIMVIVIVIIGAFSIYIYQATYKSVKNNGEALASSIVMGIEGAIQSREKAEDIMEKEMIAESVMASYIINQGATYEDLKAITERGGMDEIWSTDDKGNTTVTSVAPTVDFNFGSDPNGQAAEYMQLLDGRAKEIVQKAQVRDVDDKFFKFVGVSSWNPVNPQIVQVARHGQQLLDLEESIGSEYYLNQLNKYLSSTVLFAAIVNDKGETITATADKNLESIGFSPAQFSSSDPTEFSGKYDGTRVTQYVKPLSNGTYLAVVVSNVVLSHILMGTIVASLIVVCVIFLTTGISISRQVTRILSVRNSLEEISKGEADLTKRINVNAKDEIGQLVASCNGMMENFQFIMRDLKQEASQIKEATYIIQENAHQTLHSSETIQEESSQVAQASFHQQKNTEDSAHSMEELARSIQHISESIAEISTISRNTEENASNGLQIMNNLQNQLVQIHDKTNLSVESTHELEKLSGMIGEFTNVITGISDQTNLLALNASIEAARAGEAGKGFAVVAEEVRKLAEDSKGAADRISQVVINVQRETANIVSVIHSTADVLQAGRVIVHEAQHSFEGITNDVQVLAEQVDLVSSSTEEIAASTEEVTATMEDVSLLAKQTSESVEAVAQKAKVQTTSMNKMTSIIDRLNTTAENLQHSAGRYKV, from the coding sequence ATGGGGAAATCTATGAAATGGAAAATGCTACTAGAAATTATGGTTATTGTTATAGTAATAATTGGTGCTTTTTCTATTTATATTTATCAGGCAACATACAAAAGTGTAAAAAATAATGGGGAGGCGCTTGCAAGTTCTATTGTTATGGGGATTGAGGGTGCTATTCAATCAAGAGAAAAAGCAGAAGATATCATGGAAAAGGAAATGATTGCTGAGTCAGTCATGGCCTCTTATATTATTAATCAGGGTGCAACATATGAAGATTTAAAGGCTATTACTGAGCGTGGAGGGATGGATGAAATATGGAGTACGGATGATAAAGGAAATACAACTGTCACTTCTGTGGCACCAACAGTTGACTTTAACTTCGGCTCTGATCCAAACGGACAGGCAGCAGAATATATGCAGCTTTTAGATGGGCGTGCCAAAGAAATTGTACAAAAGGCACAAGTTCGTGATGTGGATGATAAATTCTTTAAATTTGTTGGTGTGAGTAGTTGGAATCCAGTAAATCCACAGATTGTGCAAGTAGCACGGCATGGACAGCAATTATTAGATTTAGAGGAAAGCATTGGAAGTGAGTATTATTTAAACCAGCTAAATAAATATTTATCCTCGACTGTTCTATTTGCAGCTATTGTGAATGACAAAGGTGAGACCATCACAGCCACGGCAGATAAAAATCTGGAATCTATTGGCTTCTCACCAGCACAATTTTCATCATCTGATCCTACTGAGTTTTCAGGTAAATATGATGGTACTCGTGTTACACAATATGTCAAGCCTCTATCAAATGGCACCTACTTAGCTGTTGTTGTTTCTAATGTAGTACTTTCACATATTTTAATGGGGACAATTGTTGCCTCACTTATCGTTGTATGCGTTATTTTCTTAACAACAGGTATTTCCATTTCAAGGCAGGTCACTCGTATTTTAAGTGTTCGCAACTCCTTAGAAGAAATTAGCAAAGGTGAAGCCGATTTAACCAAACGTATCAACGTCAACGCTAAAGATGAAATAGGTCAGTTAGTCGCATCTTGTAACGGTATGATGGAAAATTTCCAATTTATAATGCGTGACCTAAAACAAGAGGCAAGCCAAATTAAAGAGGCAACATACATAATTCAAGAGAATGCACATCAAACACTTCATTCATCTGAAACGATACAGGAAGAGTCTAGTCAGGTTGCTCAGGCCTCGTTTCACCAGCAAAAAAATACGGAAGATAGTGCACATTCTATGGAGGAGTTGGCACGTAGTATTCAGCATATTTCAGAATCAATCGCTGAAATATCTACTATTTCTCGTAATACAGAAGAAAATGCAAGTAATGGTTTGCAAATAATGAATAATCTCCAAAACCAATTAGTACAAATTCATGATAAAACAAATCTTTCCGTTGAGAGTACACATGAATTAGAAAAATTATCTGGCATGATTGGTGAATTTACAAATGTAATTACTGGCATTTCAGATCAAACAAATTTATTGGCGCTCAATGCGTCTATTGAAGCAGCACGTGCTGGAGAGGCAGGGAAAGGATTTGCTGTAGTGGCAGAAGAGGTCCGCAAATTGGCTGAGGATTCAAAAGGAGCGGCTGATCGAATATCTCAAGTTGTGATAAACGTTCAAAGAGAGACAGCTAATATTGTATCTGTTATCCATTCAACTGCAGATGTTCTACAAGCAGGTCGTGTCATTGTCCATGAAGCACAGCATTCTTTTGAAGGCATTACGAACGATGTGCAAGTATTAGCGGAGCAGGTAGATTTAGTGTCAAGTTCTACTGAGGAAATTGCAGCAAGTACAGAGGAAGTGACGGCTACGATGGAAGACGTTTCATTACTGGCAAAACAGACGTCAGAAAGTGTTGAGGCAGTTGCCCAAAAGGCTAAAGTTCAAACTACGAGCATGAATAAAATGACATCGATTATCGATAGGCTAAATACAACAGCAGAGAATTTACAACATTCAGCAGGAAGATATAAGGTTTAA
- a CDS encoding TetR/AcrR family transcriptional regulator encodes MARTVNNQQRLEKRNIILKEAKRQFPSEGFSKTTLSSIGQAIGINPATILLYFPSKEDLFENTVKEAFQETRKGQLYLPESLELSEQLEQMVRHHVRKYREDPSNLRILQYLFSQSGRFPELEQEAVSITYEFVERMTGLLKKCSSLNETEQDLRDKTWAYLSFLSGFTMIMLEPEKYPLWEGIVKQGVKLIET; translated from the coding sequence ATGGCAAGAACAGTCAACAATCAACAGCGACTAGAGAAGCGAAATATCATATTAAAAGAAGCAAAAAGGCAATTTCCAAGTGAGGGGTTTTCTAAGACTACCCTTTCTAGTATAGGACAGGCAATAGGTATTAATCCTGCTACGATTTTATTGTATTTTCCTAGCAAAGAGGATTTGTTTGAGAATACCGTTAAAGAAGCATTTCAAGAGACTAGAAAAGGACAACTTTATTTACCAGAAAGCTTAGAACTGTCAGAACAATTAGAGCAGATGGTGAGGCATCACGTGAGGAAATATCGTGAAGATCCATCAAACCTACGAATTTTACAATATTTATTTTCTCAATCTGGTAGATTTCCAGAGCTAGAGCAAGAAGCAGTTTCAATCACTTATGAGTTTGTGGAGAGAATGACTGGATTGTTGAAGAAGTGCTCTAGTTTAAATGAAACCGAACAAGATCTTCGCGATAAAACGTGGGCTTATTTATCTTTCCTAAGTGGATTTACGATGATTATGCTTGAGCCTGAAAAATATCCATTATGGGAGGGAATTGTTAAACAAGGAGTTAAGCTAATTGAAACATAG
- a CDS encoding ring-cleaving dioxygenase encodes MNKLSGHHHISMLTKNGKRNNDFYTKILGLRRVKKTVNQDSPSMYHLFYGDLTGAAGTELTFFEMPVAGRTVRGTNAITRIGLLVPSYASLQYWKERFQQEEVKHSDITTYAGRDALFFEDHEGLRMVLLNHHGHEVPAHWQSWDGNEIPEEHRILGMGTVEITVRYLQRTVNLLKNLFGYTVVTESEKEAVLQSIAGEVFGEIVVKELEGPSEKPGRGSIHHLALRVASVEDLQEWDAKIKEQGFDSTGVVDRYYFQSLYFRDRNGILFEMATDGPGFTADSAVEDLGKKLDLPPFLEEKRAEIEAILEPLE; translated from the coding sequence ATGAACAAATTAAGTGGACATCACCATATATCCATGCTAACGAAAAATGGCAAACGCAATAATGACTTTTATACAAAGATTCTTGGATTACGTCGAGTGAAAAAAACGGTGAATCAGGATTCGCCATCAATGTATCACTTATTTTATGGAGACTTAACAGGAGCAGCAGGTACTGAATTAACGTTTTTTGAGATGCCTGTCGCAGGACGTACAGTTCGAGGCACAAATGCTATTACCCGCATTGGCTTACTCGTGCCAAGCTATGCGAGTTTGCAATATTGGAAAGAACGTTTTCAACAGGAAGAGGTCAAACACAGTGATATTACAACCTATGCAGGAAGGGATGCATTGTTTTTTGAAGATCATGAAGGTTTAAGGATGGTCCTTTTAAACCATCACGGTCACGAAGTACCAGCTCATTGGCAGTCTTGGGATGGCAATGAAATTCCTGAAGAGCATCGTATTCTAGGAATGGGTACAGTGGAAATAACAGTTCGTTACTTACAGAGAACAGTAAATTTATTAAAGAATTTATTCGGTTATACAGTTGTTACAGAAAGTGAAAAAGAAGCAGTGCTACAATCCATTGCAGGAGAAGTATTCGGTGAAATTGTTGTCAAAGAATTAGAAGGACCAAGTGAAAAACCAGGGCGAGGCAGCATTCATCACCTTGCATTACGTGTGGCGTCAGTCGAGGACTTACAGGAATGGGACGCCAAAATTAAAGAGCAAGGCTTTGATAGTACTGGGGTAGTGGATCGTTATTATTTCCAAAGTCTTTACTTTAGAGATCGTAATGGGATTTTATTTGAAATGGCGACAGACGGCCCAGGGTTCACAGCTGATTCAGCAGTCGAGGATCTTGGCAAAAAGCTAGATCTACCACCATTTTTAGAAGAAAAACGCGCAGAAATTGAAGCTATTCTAGAACCATTAGAATAA